The proteins below are encoded in one region of Winogradskyella helgolandensis:
- a CDS encoding serine hydrolase domain-containing protein: protein MKLLIWTFLLFTNILIAQTNEKFQTESLTKELTELSNKNSIVGFSVAIVNRDSILFAKGFGYSDKEKKILYTKNTVQPIASISKTLAGVALMKAQELGKLNLEDDINIYLPFKIVNPYFPNSKITIRNIATHSSGLKDSRNYSKTMIVKDFCSLPKKTRKYLSNNWCRKCEDNKDIPMVDFIENIYSSQGDWYKKRHFLKEPTGTKYNYTNNNTTIVAYIIEQVTGEKYNDFIKKHITQPLNMTSSNWVFEGSISENISTLYANDIPMPEMNDITYPDGSFVTNVVDFGNYLSTMINGYSGKNNILNSESYNEMMSQQINPEFESGIFWEVYSKSIGHSGEHAGTSTYAYFDKENLVGYILFGNTTDTKELQKEEIEIISVLKKYSTE from the coding sequence ATGAAGTTATTAATTTGGACATTTTTACTGTTTACAAACATCTTGATAGCTCAAACGAATGAAAAATTTCAGACGGAATCACTAACAAAGGAATTAACTGAACTATCTAATAAAAATTCAATTGTCGGATTTTCAGTAGCAATTGTTAATCGAGATAGTATTTTATTTGCCAAAGGTTTTGGCTACTCTGACAAAGAAAAGAAGATACTCTACACAAAAAACACAGTACAGCCAATTGCATCTATTTCGAAAACATTGGCTGGAGTTGCTTTAATGAAAGCACAAGAATTAGGAAAACTAAATCTTGAGGATGACATAAATATATATTTACCATTTAAAATTGTCAATCCTTATTTTCCAAATAGTAAAATAACTATTAGAAATATTGCAACACATTCTTCTGGCTTGAAAGATTCTCGAAATTATTCAAAAACAATGATTGTGAAAGACTTTTGCAGTCTGCCAAAAAAAACAAGAAAATATCTTTCAAATAATTGGTGCAGAAAATGCGAAGACAATAAAGATATTCCAATGGTAGATTTTATTGAAAACATTTATAGTTCACAAGGAGATTGGTACAAAAAAAGACATTTCTTAAAAGAACCTACTGGAACTAAATATAATTATACCAATAATAATACAACGATTGTAGCCTATATCATTGAACAAGTAACAGGAGAAAAATATAATGATTTTATTAAAAAACATATAACTCAACCTTTAAATATGACAAGTTCAAATTGGGTTTTTGAAGGTTCAATATCCGAAAATATATCAACTCTTTATGCCAATGACATTCCAATGCCCGAAATGAATGACATAACATATCCCGATGGTAGTTTTGTTACGAACGTTGTCGATTTTGGAAATTATCTATCAACTATGATTAATGGATATTCTGGAAAAAATAATATTTTAAATTCGGAGAGTTATAATGAAATGATGTCTCAACAAATAAATCCTGAATTTGAATCAGGGATTTTCTGGGAAGTATATTCTAAATCAATTGGTCATAGCGGAGAACACGCAGGAACTTCTACTTATGCCTATTTTGACAAAGAAAATTTAGTAGGTTATATTCTATTTGGGAATACAACAGATACAAAGGAATTACAAAAAGAGGAAATAGAAATTATTAGTGTATTAAAGAAATATTCGACTGAATAA
- a CDS encoding DUF3667 domain-containing protein, which translates to MNCINCNFEHNEKYCPNCGERKGTKKITLSSIVEDSFSSITNMDKGFLFNIRSLVLQPKKITIDYILGKRKGILNPISFLVIAITIYIIVITFFKVPKDLVEENSVTKSQLEKTSNYVGFFLRAYLKYFWVLCIIPLGITLKLIFRKYNFIEHLAISSFIIGQATLIGILSFLVFRFPLIFDPVVYLAILWLVYKIFNNNGRIEAMALSTTVLILFILQLILIIATIGIIKYFC; encoded by the coding sequence ATGAATTGTATTAACTGTAATTTTGAACACAATGAAAAATACTGTCCAAATTGTGGCGAAAGAAAAGGAACAAAAAAAATAACGTTGAGCTCAATAGTTGAAGATTCATTTTCATCTATTACAAATATGGATAAAGGCTTTTTATTTAATATAAGATCATTAGTTCTACAGCCAAAAAAAATTACAATTGACTATATTTTAGGAAAAAGAAAAGGTATCCTTAACCCTATTTCGTTTCTAGTTATTGCTATTACCATTTATATCATTGTTATAACCTTTTTTAAGGTACCAAAAGATTTAGTCGAAGAAAATAGTGTAACAAAATCTCAACTTGAAAAAACAAGTAATTACGTTGGATTTTTTCTTAGAGCTTACTTAAAATATTTTTGGGTATTATGTATAATTCCATTAGGAATAACATTAAAGCTAATTTTTAGAAAATATAATTTTATAGAACACCTAGCTATAAGTTCATTTATAATTGGACAAGCTACTTTGATAGGAATTTTGAGCTTCTTAGTTTTCAGGTTTCCATTAATTTTTGACCCAGTAGTTTATCTAGCGATTCTATGGCTAGTTTATAAAATATTTAATAATAATGGTAGAATTGAAGCAATGGCGTTATCAACAACAGTATTAATATTATTCATACTACAACTAATTTTAATTATTGCAACTATCGGAATAATAAAATATTTTTGCTAA
- a CDS encoding DUF4377 domain-containing protein codes for MKKHLLLVMTIGLLCACSNDDVTASEITTMRINHYQNTAIALEPVLTLLVQYGDSFGTESWNNFYSSIEGFDYVPGYIYDLSVRIDQIGNPAADAGSYKYTLLEVIAAQEIPAEIEFDINLKLNDNVFVTTDSGYQLLNQIDIDCNTLCEALEALLENQDIVIGTFTRLGTNEIKLIELE; via the coding sequence ATGAAAAAACACCTTCTATTGGTAATGACCATAGGTCTATTATGCGCTTGTTCTAACGATGATGTCACGGCTTCTGAAATAACGACCATGCGTATTAATCATTATCAAAATACAGCTATAGCCTTAGAGCCCGTTTTAACATTACTTGTGCAATATGGTGATTCCTTTGGAACAGAAAGTTGGAACAACTTCTACTCCTCCATTGAAGGTTTTGATTATGTGCCTGGATATATCTATGATCTTTCTGTGAGAATTGACCAAATCGGCAACCCAGCGGCTGATGCTGGTTCATATAAATACACACTCCTTGAAGTTATAGCGGCACAAGAAATACCTGCGGAAATTGAATTTGACATCAATTTAAAACTAAACGACAACGTTTTTGTGACTACCGATTCAGGTTACCAATTACTGAATCAAATTGATATCGATTGCAATACCTTATGTGAAGCGCTAGAGGCACTATTGGAAAATCAAGATATCGTTATTGGTACTTTTACGAGACTCGGTACAAACGAAATTAAATTAATAGAACTTGAATAA
- a CDS encoding TonB-dependent receptor, with protein sequence MKHHILAIFIFGCFSLVVTAQNLKGLVKNELNQPLEAAYIYNQNSESHAHTSENGVFVITNTKLGDTLRIGLLGYKTRFIPLKSADNFKIILEEKAFQLDEMMITEELNTVSTISRLDLNVIPVNSSQEVLRKVPGLFIGQHAGGGKAEQIFLRGFDIDHGTDIALSVDGMPVNMVSHAHGQGYSDLHFVIPETVNKIDFGKGGYYAQEGDFNTAGYVNFKTKDYLKDSEVSFSVGQFNSLRTVGLFNLLENTKNQNAYVAMEYIATDGPYDSPQNFNRLNLFGKYVMFSPENDKLTLTASHFTSRWDASGQIPQREVDNGNISRFGAIDDTEGGQTERTNLNVTFDKYINDNTSLSANAFYSHYAFELYSNFTFFLEDPINGDQIFQKEDRNIFGAHTALTHTTFLGDTELKLTTGLGLRHDIADDVELSRTLNRSTTLENIQLGDINQTNIDAFVNAEFEFGKFKVAPALRLDYFKFMYNDALQTDYQTLSETKTIVSPKLNFFYNAQDNLQLYLKSGLGFHSNDTRVVVANGGEAILPRSYGADLGSVWKPFPKLVVNSALWYLFLEQEFVYVGDAGIVEPSGKTRRYGLDLGLRYQLTDWLFLDSDATITKARSVDDPDGENYIPLAPDFTLTGGLSVDDLNGFSGGLRFRYLDDRAANEDNSIVAEGYMVTDFNVNYKLNNITFGFAIENLFDVDWNETQFATESRLQNEAQSVEEIHFTPGTPFFLKGTVSYRF encoded by the coding sequence ATGAAACATCATATTTTAGCCATCTTTATCTTTGGATGTTTCTCATTAGTTGTAACAGCCCAAAATTTAAAAGGATTAGTAAAAAACGAACTCAATCAGCCTTTAGAAGCAGCCTATATTTATAATCAAAATTCAGAATCTCATGCACATACTTCAGAAAATGGAGTATTTGTAATCACAAATACCAAATTAGGTGATACATTAAGAATAGGTTTATTAGGCTATAAAACGAGATTTATACCTTTAAAGTCAGCCGATAATTTTAAAATTATTCTGGAAGAAAAAGCCTTTCAATTAGATGAAATGATGATTACCGAAGAATTGAATACAGTAAGTACCATTTCGAGATTAGATTTAAATGTCATTCCTGTGAATTCCTCGCAAGAAGTCTTACGAAAAGTGCCTGGTTTATTTATAGGTCAGCATGCAGGAGGTGGCAAAGCAGAACAGATATTTCTTCGTGGATTTGATATCGATCATGGTACTGATATCGCACTGTCAGTTGATGGTATGCCCGTAAATATGGTGTCACATGCTCATGGTCAGGGTTATAGTGATTTACATTTTGTTATCCCAGAAACGGTAAACAAAATAGATTTTGGTAAAGGTGGTTATTATGCGCAAGAAGGAGATTTTAATACCGCAGGCTACGTTAATTTTAAAACAAAAGATTATCTAAAAGATAGCGAGGTTTCATTTTCTGTAGGACAGTTTAATTCGTTGAGAACGGTTGGTTTATTTAATCTATTAGAAAACACGAAGAATCAAAATGCCTATGTCGCTATGGAATATATTGCTACAGATGGTCCTTATGATTCACCTCAAAATTTTAACCGTTTAAATCTCTTTGGAAAATACGTGATGTTTTCACCAGAAAATGACAAACTGACGTTGACAGCTTCACATTTTACAAGCCGTTGGGATGCTTCAGGGCAAATTCCACAGCGTGAAGTGGACAATGGAAACATTTCACGTTTTGGGGCTATTGATGATACAGAAGGTGGACAAACCGAACGTACCAATCTTAATGTCACGTTTGATAAATATATTAATGATAATACTAGTTTAAGTGCCAATGCCTTCTACTCGCATTATGCCTTTGAGTTGTATTCAAATTTTACTTTCTTTTTGGAAGATCCTATTAACGGAGATCAAATATTTCAAAAGGAAGATCGGAATATTTTTGGAGCCCATACAGCCCTTACACATACTACATTTCTAGGTGATACAGAATTGAAATTGACGACTGGTTTAGGCTTAAGACATGATATTGCTGATGATGTAGAATTATCTCGAACATTAAATAGATCAACGACTTTAGAAAATATTCAACTAGGAGATATTAACCAAACGAATATTGATGCTTTTGTGAATGCAGAATTTGAGTTCGGTAAATTTAAAGTAGCACCAGCGTTACGTTTAGACTATTTCAAGTTTATGTATAATGATGCGTTACAAACCGATTATCAAACATTATCAGAAACTAAAACAATTGTAAGTCCGAAGTTGAATTTCTTTTACAATGCACAAGATAATCTGCAGTTGTATTTAAAATCCGGATTAGGATTCCACTCTAATGATACCAGAGTGGTGGTGGCCAATGGAGGTGAAGCTATTTTACCACGTTCTTATGGAGCTGATTTAGGTTCTGTATGGAAACCCTTTCCAAAGTTAGTTGTAAACTCTGCATTATGGTATTTGTTTTTAGAACAAGAGTTTGTTTACGTCGGTGATGCAGGTATTGTAGAACCAAGTGGAAAAACGAGACGTTATGGACTAGATTTAGGATTGCGTTACCAGTTAACCGATTGGCTGTTTTTAGATTCAGATGCCACTATTACCAAGGCGAGAAGCGTTGATGATCCGGATGGTGAAAACTATATTCCATTGGCACCCGATTTTACATTAACAGGAGGTTTATCAGTTGATGATCTTAACGGGTTTTCTGGAGGCTTACGTTTTAGATATTTAGATGATAGAGCAGCGAATGAAGACAATTCCATTGTCGCAGAAGGGTATATGGTCACAGATTTTAATGTGAATTATAAGTTGAACAACATCACATTTGGTTTTGCGATTGAAAACTTATTCGATGTGGACTGGAATGAAACCCAATTTGCTACAGAATCGCGATTACAAAACGAAGCACAGTCGGTTGAAGAAATACACTTTACACCAGGGACACCATTCTTTTTAAAAGGAACGGTAAGTTATAGATTTTAA
- a CDS encoding tetratricopeptide repeat protein, with protein sequence MKLKNILPIFITLLMLSCNSDNVTNVADYNQYLSNEIDQTKLLGDVDFWTTRIENSTSTYSYLINRANANTEVFNVTGEIDYLIKAEEDLLEANKIVKDSDAGLLKNIAANYISQHRFKEALVLLKKAEANGAKLNGTKKMLFDVHLELGNYIYAETYLKDLQNTSSFDYLIRLSKLEDHKGNLDGAIEHMEKAMAIAEASNLKGMKLWSYTNIADFYGHAGDIDKSYSYFLKALELDPNNAYAKKGIAWIVYSHEKNPEEALNILNHITSYHNTPDYDLLKAEIAEYNNDLKLKAASLTNYQAAVKNDRYGAMYNKYNVMVFSEDLLIPKRALEIAMQEVENRPTPQSYDLLAWSYFKLGEVKKANQIIEEFVDGKTFEPAVLYHVAEIYKAVGKTAEVQPLKKELVESLYELGPLMKQKIKQL encoded by the coding sequence ATGAAACTCAAAAACATACTTCCGATTTTTATAACCTTACTGATGCTTAGTTGTAATTCTGATAACGTTACAAACGTAGCTGATTATAACCAATACCTTTCTAACGAAATAGACCAAACCAAACTTTTAGGTGATGTCGATTTTTGGACTACTAGAATTGAAAACAGTACTAGTACCTATTCGTATTTAATTAATCGTGCTAATGCCAACACAGAGGTGTTTAATGTTACAGGTGAAATAGACTATTTAATTAAGGCTGAGGAAGATCTTCTTGAAGCTAATAAAATTGTTAAGGATAGTGACGCAGGACTTTTAAAAAATATTGCTGCAAATTACATTTCACAACACCGTTTTAAAGAGGCTTTAGTTTTACTTAAAAAAGCAGAAGCTAATGGTGCAAAATTGAATGGGACTAAAAAAATGCTATTTGATGTACACTTAGAATTAGGAAACTACATCTATGCAGAAACCTATCTAAAAGATTTACAAAACACCTCTAGTTTTGATTATCTCATTCGTTTATCAAAATTAGAAGATCATAAAGGAAATTTAGATGGAGCTATTGAACACATGGAAAAAGCCATGGCTATAGCTGAGGCATCTAATTTAAAAGGGATGAAATTATGGTCATACACTAACATAGCAGACTTTTATGGTCATGCAGGTGACATAGATAAGTCTTATTCTTATTTCTTAAAAGCATTAGAATTGGATCCTAATAATGCCTATGCTAAAAAAGGTATTGCTTGGATTGTGTATTCTCATGAAAAGAATCCGGAGGAAGCGTTAAATATCTTAAATCACATAACGTCTTATCACAATACTCCAGATTACGATTTATTAAAAGCAGAGATTGCTGAGTATAATAATGATTTAAAATTGAAAGCAGCATCTTTAACAAACTATCAAGCTGCTGTTAAAAATGATAGGTATGGAGCCATGTATAATAAGTATAATGTGATGGTATTTTCAGAAGATTTATTAATACCAAAACGTGCTTTAGAAATTGCCATGCAAGAAGTTGAAAACAGGCCAACACCACAATCGTATGATTTGTTAGCGTGGAGTTATTTTAAACTTGGTGAAGTAAAGAAAGCCAATCAAATTATTGAAGAATTTGTAGATGGAAAAACCTTTGAGCCAGCTGTATTGTATCATGTCGCTGAAATTTATAAAGCAGTAGGCAAAACAGCCGAAGTGCAACCTTTAAAAAAGGAATTAGTGGAAAGCTTATACGAATTGGGACCTTTAATGAAACAAAAAATTAAACAACTATAA
- a CDS encoding DUF4331 family protein yields MKFNNIKLFAVAILASMTAINCSDDDDTITGPTAPNFTGTYVQEDQMGRPAINTVFVNDGMKDAFNTTTPSDMGALFQSAFQTKLETLSPAYDPANPDDANALGFTAAQFTGVLATDVLSVSLDAPTTFFDGTNILTGRNLTDDVIDVELILIFGGEEGLTNPEFPGLVSDNVASNDKEFLTSFPYLASPW; encoded by the coding sequence ATGAAATTCAATAATATAAAACTATTTGCAGTTGCAATTTTAGCGTCAATGACAGCTATTAACTGTAGTGACGACGACGATACTATTACAGGTCCAACAGCTCCAAACTTTACAGGAACTTATGTTCAGGAAGACCAAATGGGACGACCTGCAATTAATACGGTTTTTGTAAACGACGGCATGAAAGATGCTTTTAATACTACAACACCTTCTGATATGGGTGCGCTGTTTCAAAGTGCTTTTCAAACAAAATTAGAAACTTTGAGTCCTGCTTATGATCCTGCAAATCCAGATGATGCTAACGCTTTAGGGTTTACCGCAGCACAATTTACAGGAGTCTTAGCAACTGATGTTCTTTCGGTATCATTGGATGCCCCAACAACATTTTTTGATGGTACAAATATCTTAACCGGTAGAAACTTAACTGATGATGTTATCGATGTAGAATTGATATTAATTTTTGGTGGTGAAGAAGGTTTAACGAACCCAGAATTTCCAGGGTTAGTGAGTGATAATGTCGCTTCTAATGACAAAGAATTTTTGACGTCTTTCCCTTACTTAGCGTCTCCGTGGTAA
- a CDS encoding DUF4331 family protein, with the protein MKKTKILIAAAILGIGTFVAIAADHIDAPAVQGGTSDITDFYAFRGENTSNLVLVANVQGLLTPGNTAAASFDERVLLEFNIDTDGDNVEDLVIQATPRDGKMYFFGPTAPSSTGLNSTIVTTTTNAGVVDITSYGETAMVEEFAGMKFFAGPRDDPFFFDFNKYTEIIAGDAAGFASPGDDTFAGSNVLSVVVEVPKSMIGGTGTINTWVESKRKQ; encoded by the coding sequence ATGAAAAAAACAAAAATTTTAATCGCAGCGGCAATTTTAGGAATTGGAACATTCGTTGCTATTGCAGCAGATCATATCGATGCTCCTGCTGTACAAGGTGGTACAAGTGATATCACAGACTTTTATGCCTTTAGAGGTGAAAACACATCAAATTTGGTTTTGGTTGCCAACGTTCAAGGACTATTAACTCCAGGTAATACGGCAGCAGCTTCATTTGATGAACGTGTATTATTAGAATTTAATATTGATACCGATGGAGACAATGTAGAAGATTTAGTTATACAAGCAACTCCAAGAGATGGTAAAATGTATTTCTTTGGACCAACGGCTCCATCGTCAACGGGTTTAAATAGTACAATTGTGACAACAACAACGAATGCAGGTGTTGTAGATATTACAAGCTATGGTGAAACTGCAATGGTTGAAGAATTTGCTGGTATGAAATTCTTTGCAGGCCCAAGAGATGACCCTTTCTTTTTCGATTTTAACAAATACACAGAAATTATTGCAGGTGATGCTGCTGGATTTGCAAGTCCTGGTGACGATACATTTGCAGGGTCTAATGTATTATCTGTAGTTGTTGAGGTACCGAAATCTATGATTGGAGGAACTGGCACAATTAACACGTGGGTAGAATCTAAAAGAAAACAATAA
- a CDS encoding LETM1-related biofilm-associated protein gives MNPSASGWIKKLLNQVSETMYSETETDAFYINLKRAGFIYGSNIKVVLDIVKPFELSEEERCKTNLLLTFYYIYNREKSKEQFTESLIKYYKSISDQKRSFFEDLFSDNSPDSLLEKIIHKRIHIDDNFISKSFNYFLINALLFVDVLGYQRFLKDENNIKDYVGNLESALETIVFSVIENKTEKSEYDENLIKLFEGSIRHKNTEILTYSDAIAFINEPLEKYYVIDLVCMASWTDKIIDREEQDFLNQLKTDLIVDNTVIVRSVNDINLFYDEHKEDVAFLSSKNLAQSFYNNSSKVVSKLIKRNSKRLIKELSESKEALYLLTQSTQRNLTNEEQKKIQTQLIDIFKSIPSLAIFMLPGGMLLLPLFIKFIPRLLPSAFDDNRIDDKE, from the coding sequence ATGAATCCATCAGCTAGCGGCTGGATAAAAAAATTACTTAATCAAGTTTCAGAAACGATGTATTCTGAAACGGAAACAGATGCGTTTTATATTAATTTAAAACGCGCCGGATTTATATATGGGAGTAATATTAAAGTGGTATTAGATATTGTTAAACCCTTTGAGCTTAGTGAAGAAGAGCGTTGTAAAACTAATTTACTGCTTACCTTCTACTACATTTATAATAGGGAAAAGTCTAAAGAACAATTTACAGAAAGCCTCATAAAATATTACAAGTCTATAAGTGACCAAAAGCGCTCATTTTTTGAAGATTTATTTAGTGACAATTCACCAGATAGTTTGTTGGAGAAAATTATCCATAAGCGCATACATATTGATGATAATTTTATTTCAAAAAGTTTTAATTACTTCTTAATTAACGCTCTTTTGTTTGTTGATGTTTTAGGCTATCAACGTTTTTTGAAAGATGAAAATAACATTAAGGATTATGTTGGTAATCTTGAATCGGCATTGGAAACCATAGTATTCTCTGTTATAGAAAATAAGACTGAAAAATCAGAATATGACGAAAACCTTATTAAATTGTTTGAAGGTTCTATTCGTCATAAAAATACTGAGATTCTCACGTACAGCGATGCTATTGCTTTTATAAATGAACCATTAGAAAAATATTATGTTATAGATTTAGTCTGCATGGCATCGTGGACTGATAAAATTATAGATAGAGAAGAACAAGATTTTTTAAATCAATTAAAAACGGATTTAATCGTTGATAACACAGTTATTGTAAGATCTGTAAATGACATTAACCTGTTTTATGACGAACATAAAGAAGACGTTGCCTTTTTAAGTTCTAAAAATTTAGCACAAAGTTTTTATAATAATAGTAGTAAAGTCGTTTCGAAACTCATCAAACGAAATAGTAAACGTTTAATTAAAGAGTTGTCAGAAAGCAAAGAAGCACTATACCTCTTAACACAATCCACGCAGCGAAATCTCACAAACGAAGAGCAAAAGAAAATTCAAACCCAACTCATTGATATTTTTAAATCTATCCCAAGTTTAGCCATCTTTATGCTGCCTGGTGGGATGTTGCTTTTACCTCTATTTATTAAGTTCATTCCTAGGTTATTGCCTTCGGCTTTTGACGATAACAGAATAGACGATAAGGAGTGA
- a CDS encoding Fic family protein — MWDVSTVYRKDLDATFSRLLDKVKVLNAARPLPNIVLQNIKESFIIEWTYNSNSIEGNTLSLRETQMVLQEGITIKGKSLREHFEAKNHETAIHKLYTLIEDDYVLNAKDILTLHGLVLRSIEDDYAGRLRNAAVRISGANFIPPNARKVSDYLDTLINYININPQGLNPIELATVFHHKFVWIHPFFDGNGRTIRLAMNLLLMRSGFPPAIILTNDRAKYYAALNQANKGNYSKLMLLMAQASERSLNIYLSAIPGSDKDYQAISNIVEEPEVPYSQEYVSLLARQGKIDAHKEGRNWFTTKEAVLNYINAKG; from the coding sequence ATGTGGGACGTTAGTACAGTATATCGTAAGGATTTAGACGCTACATTTAGTAGATTGTTAGACAAGGTTAAGGTTTTAAATGCAGCCAGACCATTGCCCAATATTGTATTGCAAAATATTAAAGAGTCCTTTATTATAGAATGGACCTATAATAGTAACAGTATAGAAGGTAATACGCTTAGCTTACGAGAAACTCAAATGGTATTACAAGAAGGCATTACCATAAAAGGCAAATCACTACGGGAGCATTTTGAAGCTAAAAATCACGAAACGGCAATCCATAAGTTATATACTTTAATTGAGGATGATTATGTTTTAAATGCTAAAGATATTTTAACGCTTCATGGTTTGGTGTTGCGATCCATAGAAGATGATTATGCAGGTCGTTTACGGAATGCTGCTGTTCGTATTTCTGGTGCTAATTTTATACCTCCAAACGCTCGTAAAGTGTCAGATTACTTAGATACATTAATAAACTATATTAATATAAACCCACAAGGACTCAATCCTATTGAGTTAGCTACTGTGTTTCATCATAAGTTTGTATGGATTCATCCATTTTTTGATGGTAATGGTCGTACCATTCGGCTTGCCATGAATTTATTATTGATGCGTTCTGGTTTTCCTCCAGCTATTATTCTTACTAATGATAGAGCAAAATATTACGCAGCATTAAATCAAGCTAATAAAGGTAATTATAGCAAACTAATGTTGTTAATGGCTCAGGCTAGTGAGCGCTCATTAAATATTTATTTGAGCGCTATTCCAGGTTCTGATAAAGACTATCAGGCTATTTCTAATATCGTTGAAGAACCAGAGGTGCCTTATAGTCAGGAATATGTAAGTTTATTGGCACGTCAAGGTAAAATAGATGCGCATAAAGAAGGTCGTAATTGGTTTACGACTAAAGAGGCGGTTCTAAATTATATTAATGCCAAAGGATAA
- a CDS encoding LytR/AlgR family response regulator transcription factor has product MNVIIIEDEKPSARRLQRMLKAVDLNAETMLHSVEESIAWFRNNEHPDLIFLDIQLSDGLSFEIFEAIEIKSAVIFTTAYDEYALKAFKLNSIDYLLKPIDDEDLKTAVEKYKGRLPQNQSVTLDFNDIKNLLVNPIEREYKKRFSVKVGQHLKLINIEDIECIYSENKGTYVYTSEGRNYLLDATLDELETELEPDVFFRISRKFYVNINAIKDMVSYTNSRLQIKLNRFNDHDIIVARERVKDFKNWLE; this is encoded by the coding sequence ATGAATGTAATCATAATAGAAGACGAAAAACCATCAGCAAGACGATTACAACGTATGCTAAAAGCTGTAGATCTAAATGCTGAAACGATGTTGCATTCGGTTGAGGAATCTATAGCGTGGTTTCGAAACAATGAGCATCCCGATTTGATTTTTCTAGACATTCAGCTAAGCGACGGTTTGTCTTTTGAGATTTTTGAGGCGATTGAGATAAAATCAGCAGTCATTTTTACAACCGCTTATGATGAATATGCCTTAAAAGCCTTCAAATTAAATAGTATCGATTACTTATTAAAACCCATTGATGATGAGGATTTAAAAACGGCTGTTGAAAAATACAAAGGGAGATTACCTCAAAATCAATCGGTAACTTTAGATTTTAATGATATTAAAAATTTACTGGTAAATCCTATAGAACGCGAATACAAAAAACGGTTTTCAGTAAAAGTGGGTCAGCACCTTAAACTTATAAATATTGAAGACATCGAATGCATTTATAGTGAAAACAAAGGCACTTATGTCTACACATCTGAAGGTCGAAATTATCTTTTAGACGCGACTTTAGATGAGTTAGAAACCGAATTAGAACCGGATGTGTTCTTCCGGATAAGTAGAAAATTCTACGTGAATATAAATGCGATAAAAGATATGGTGAGCTATACCAATTCAAGGCTTCAAATAAAACTCAACCGTTTTAACGATCACGATATTATAGTGGCAAGAGAACGTGTAAAGGACTTTAAAAATTGGTTAGAATAA
- a CDS encoding 2TM domain-containing protein, producing MNNKEKEQLRIAKAKVRRIKIFYIHLAGYIIGIGLILYNLYIVAGPYKNNIISLNLSIIVAWTIFIVIHGLNVFKDKRMFNKRWEEKKIEQFLEKKEEDTTFWE from the coding sequence ATGAATAACAAGGAAAAAGAACAGTTAAGAATAGCAAAAGCTAAGGTGAGGAGAATTAAAATATTCTATATCCACTTAGCAGGATATATCATTGGTATAGGGCTTATTTTATATAATCTTTATATTGTTGCTGGCCCTTATAAAAATAATATCATCAGCTTAAATTTGAGTATAATAGTGGCTTGGACTATTTTTATTGTTATCCACGGACTGAATGTTTTTAAAGATAAACGTATGTTTAATAAGCGTTGGGAAGAGAAAAAAATAGAACAATTTCTAGAGAAAAAGGAAGAAGACACCACCTTTTGGGAATAA